The following is a genomic window from Syntrophorhabdaceae bacterium.
GCCTCCATGAGAACCTGTGAGAAATCGCCCTTTTTTAGGAGTTCGAGATCGAAATCACCCGGTCTGAAGTGATAGATACCCTGTTCGAGACCATCTACGGCCCGGACACTGAGATATGTCTCTATGGGGTAGAGCCCGCCGGCGGAGGGGGCAGTCCTGAAAAAGGTGTCTCCGAGTTGTGCCGTCAATCCCTGCGTGGCCCAGAGCAGGGCCGCAAGGTCGTTGAGCTTAAGCGTTTTTTGAGCGACATAGTCTCTGCGGGTCCGTCTTTTCAAAAGGAGTTTCCAGAGATTCGCATCACTCGGAGTTTTTGGTTGTGGAAGTCCTACGACTGAGACGGGATCTTTATACTCTTTGAAAGGTGCGGGCATGGACTGCCAGTCGAGCACATAGCTACCGAGTGTTTCGGGTGTGTATTTGGTCTCCTCTTGAAACTGCTCGCCGATTTGATACATTTTTTTGCCGCTCTTGTTTTCGCTCACCCGTTATGCCTCACTTTGTATATCAGTCTTACCATAAATATGCTCCAAATGCGCGCATAAGTCAATGGAAGGAATTGAAAGAATTGACGATTATCGTGCTTTGTTGCCACAAGAATAAAAAAGAGTTAGATTTATAAACCAGCCTATATGAGCCAGGCCCGAAAAGGAGATACATAAAGGTAATGAGCGCGCATACAACGGTCAACGATCTTTTAGAATCTCTGAATCTCACTGAAGAGGAGCTTGAAATACACAAGGACCTCATCGAAGAGTGTCGGGAAAACGAACGGAAAATAAGTGAATGTTGCAACTCGACAAAACGGAATATCGAAAGGATTTCCACCGTCTTTCAGGGCATATCGCGAACTATGGATGTCCTGGAAGTGGCACTGGAAGGTCTGATTACCGAGGCCGAGCATCTTTCCCTCAAAATGATACCCGCCGAAAAATTCTATCGCGAATAGGATGGTTCTCCCGTAAGCCATGTCGCTCATTCTCAAATGGTTTTTGATGACCATATCAGTTGGCGTTGCCGCCCATCTCATCCCCGGTGTGTCGGTCGCCGGTTTCATGGCCGCCCTATGGGTTGCGCTCTTTTTGGGGATTGTGAACGTGCTTATACGGCCCATATTGATCCTCGTGACCCTTCCGATCAATATTCTGACGCTCGGGCTCTTTACCTTTGTGATCAATGCCTGTCTCGTGCTTCTTGCGTCGGTTGTGATTAAGGGCTTTGAAGTGAAAGGCTTTTCTACGGCGGTGCTCTTTAGCATCGTTCTGTCCGTTATCAATTATCTCTTGAATGCCCTGATTCGGGCGGGTAGCCGGAATGAAAAGTAGAGCCGGCGTCTTGTTAACCGAAGCGTCCGGAAATTGCCTCACGGAGGCGCACTTCCCGTCACGCTCCGGCCTTGCCGCGATGCGGATAAAAGCTACATCGAACTGCGATCAATCGCCTTAATGTGTCAGTACTTTGATGAGTGCTGGCGATGATTAAACCAGTTGTCCGCATAGGGAGCGGCGAGCGCCTTCGACCTCACGATAAGCACATTTTCCGCATTACTTGACTCTGCTGCATTGGTGAAGTTGAATGAACCTGTGATCACCGTCTCCCGGTCTATGATCATGACCTTGTTGTGGGCGTTTGAATGTTTGTCGTCAATATACACAGAGACCCGGGCCTTTGAAAAGATCATGGCGGTTCTATAGCGCTGGTTCCTCTGTTCTATCCTGTCGAGGAGCACCTCCACATTGACACCTCTGCGCTGGGCATTAATCAGGGCATTTCTAATGGGGCTTGAAGTGAAACTATAGGCCTGTACCAGGACTTCGCGGGTGGCGCCATCGATTTCCTTGACGATCCCCCTGGTGCACCCGCCACCAGGGCTGAAATAGACCTTGGCCGGTGCATTACCGAGCATCACATCTGACGCATAGATCTCCGCCTGAGACAATACCCCAAAACACGTCAGAAAAATGATCGCGAAGAAAGCTGGTTTTTTCATAGTCATCCTCCTGGATTGGTGCCATATTGTAAAATGGGCCGTATCTATCGTCAACAGGATTCATGGGCGGTAAACGCTGATACCTGACGACGCGCCTCACCGCGCGCTACCCGCCTCCTGTGCTTAAGTTCTTGCTCAAAGTGCTGATAATATGAGTGAGAACGCCGGCTGACAAGGTGTTGCGGAGGCAGACCTCATGATGCGAAGAAAGATATTGGTTGTTGACGATAATACGCATTTCTGCAATGTGACCAAGCTGGCCCTTGAGACCATGGGAAGGTATCAGGTCATCACCGCCAATACCGGTACGCAGGGTATCACGCTCGCAAAAACACACAAACCGGATGCCATCCTGCTCGATATAAAGATGCCCAGAATGGATGGAGGAGAGGTGGCAGCGCGCCTCATGGAAGACCACGCAACAAACAGGATACCGGTCATATTCCTGACCGGTCTTGTGAGTAGCGACGAGGTTGAACAGGGTGGAGGGTATCTATCGGGTCACCCCTTCATTGCCAAGCCCTTCAAAACCGTAGAGCTCTTGAAAAAGATAGAGACCGTGTTGTTCCCCGAGCAAAGAGCATAAGGCGAGACGTTTCGTCTGCCGCACCATAGTACATTCGAGCAAAAGCTTACCCGCGAAGCGCCCCAGGGTTCTACCTTATTCGTATTCTTTCGGCACGGCGCAAATCATAACGAGCGGCTCCCCTTCTGAGGTGTTCTTGTACTGATGTTTCTCGCCGGGGAGCACGAGTCCAAAGTCCCCCGCATGGATGGGACGCTCGTCGCCGCTTTCCGTAACGCAGGCGCCGGCGCCTCTTATGACGTAGTTTACGTGTTCGAATGCATGGCTGTGATATGGTGTGTGCCCGCCGGGCTCGATAGTAAAAACGCGGAAGGAGACGGTAGGCGTTCCATCGTTTCTTGATATGGGTATTTGTTTGTAGGTATCCTTTGCCCCCTCCATGGTCATCCTGACTTGCTCCACTCGATTAAGACTCGTTATCTTCATGGATCACATCCTCCCGTAATTTTTGCCTGAGCGGTTTCATTATATCATATTTCCTTCAAACAATTCGGGCGGAAAGAGTGTGCACCCGTGTGAGCAGCCGGTATGACGCCTTCATCAGGAGACACTCATGTGAAGCGAGGCCTATTGAAAATGTGATGGCCAAGAACAAGAATATGCATATAATATAGACTACGCAGGGAGTGTCTGATAAAGGAGGCATCGATGATCGAAACCATCAATTTCAAGGTCAACAATAAGCCGGTCAGTTTAAGGGTTGACGCTGACCGTATGCTCCTGTGGGTCTTGCGCACAGACCTGGGGATCACCGGTCCGAAATACGGTTGCGGTGAAGGGATCTGCGGGGCCTGTACGGTCTTGATCGACGGTCAAGCGGCGAGGTCCTGTCAGGTTCCCGTAAGCGACGTGAAGGGACATGAGGTCATAACTATCGAAGGGCTCAAGCGAAACGGTGTGCTCCACCCGCTCCAGAAGGCCTTTGTGGAAAACGACGCCCTCCAATGTGGTTTTTGTACCTCCGGCATGATTCTCACCGCTTACAGCTTCCTCAAGGAAAACCCTAATCCGAGCGAGGCTGACATTATTCGCGGCATGGACGGTAATCTTTGCCGCTGCGGCGCTCATACGCGTATCGTTAAGGCAATCCAGAGCGCGGCGCGAGACATGAAGTCCGGGAGGAAAAAATGAAGAAAGATACAGCCAACCGATCATGGGCTGACAGTGGCGAGAAGGCCGGCGTGGTGAGCCGCCGGGATTTCTTGAAGACAGTGGGCGGTGGGATCGCGATCCTGTTCTTTGCCGGTACTCTTCCGGCCCAGCAGGCTGAGCGTCGCGCCATAGGCCAGCAGTTACCCACGGACTTTAACGCCTTTTTGCGCATCGGGGCGGACGGCCGGGTGAGTTGCTTCACGGGTAAGATTGAAATGGGGCAGGGTGTGGTGACTTCACTTTCCCAGATGCTTGCCGACGAGCTCGATGTGCCTCACTCCCGTGTGGACATGGTCATGGGCGACACAGACCTGTGCCCGTGGGACATGGGTACTTTCGGGTCCATGAGCACCCGTTTCTTTGGACCGCCTTTAAGAGAGGCCGCTGCCGAGGCACGCTCGGTTCTTCTTGCCCTGGCATCAGAGTCGCTCAAAGTTCCTCAAAGCAGGCTTACCGTAAAAGATGGAGTGGTATCGGACAAGATGAATAGCGCAAAGAAGATATCCTACCAGGAGCTGACAAAGGGAAAATACATAGAAAGGCATCTCGGTCGTAAGCCCAAGCTTAAAGAGGTTGCCGAGCTCAAAGTCATGGGTAAGGGAGTGAACCGCAAAGACGGGATGCTCAAAGTAACGGGTGAGGCCCGCTACGCCGCGGACATGCGCCTGCCCGGGATGCTCTACGCAAAGGTCTTAAGGCCTCCTGCACACGGGGCAAAGCTCAAACGCTTCGACGCATCTGCGCTCAAGGACGTGCCCGATGTTCGTATCGTTGAAGACAGGGATTTGGTTGCTGTGCTCCACCCGGAACCTGATGCGGCGGAAAAGTGTTTATCCCTCATCAAAGCTGAGTTTGACATACCCGATAGCACACTCGACAACACGACGATTCATAAGCACCTGCTCGAGGCGGCCCCCAAAGAGGGGGAAGTTGTTTCCTCAGGCGGTGATCTTGAGCGAGGAGAGGGTCTTGCGGTGCAAATCTTCGATGAGACCTATCAGGACTACTATGTAGCCCATGCTACAATCGAAACCCACGCAGCGCTCGCCAGAATCGAGCGAGATAGGATCACGATCTGGGCGTCGACGCAGACCCCTTTCAGAGGCAAAGAGGAGATTGCCCGGGTGCTCGGGGTTCCTCCGGACAGGGTACGCATTATAGCACCATTTGTGGGCGGCGGATTCGGAGGAAAAAGTTTCAATCTCCAGGCGGTGGAGGCGGCACGGCTTGCAAAACTTACCGGAAGACCCGTCCAGGTCATGTGGAGCAGAAAAGAGGCCTTTTTCAATGACACGTTCCGCCCGGCATCGATCATAAAGATCAAATCCGGCCT
Proteins encoded in this region:
- a CDS encoding molybdopterin cofactor-binding domain-containing protein; translation: MKKDTANRSWADSGEKAGVVSRRDFLKTVGGGIAILFFAGTLPAQQAERRAIGQQLPTDFNAFLRIGADGRVSCFTGKIEMGQGVVTSLSQMLADELDVPHSRVDMVMGDTDLCPWDMGTFGSMSTRFFGPPLREAAAEARSVLLALASESLKVPQSRLTVKDGVVSDKMNSAKKISYQELTKGKYIERHLGRKPKLKEVAELKVMGKGVNRKDGMLKVTGEARYAADMRLPGMLYAKVLRPPAHGAKLKRFDASALKDVPDVRIVEDRDLVAVLHPEPDAAEKCLSLIKAEFDIPDSTLDNTTIHKHLLEAAPKEGEVVSSGGDLERGEGLAVQIFDETYQDYYVAHATIETHAALARIERDRITIWASTQTPFRGKEEIARVLGVPPDRVRIIAPFVGGGFGGKSFNLQAVEAARLAKLTGRPVQVMWSRKEAFFNDTFRPASIIKIKSGLDRDGRIIFWRYDVYYAGPRGAEQLYAVPHHKETSYVHYTGTPGTHPFATGAWRAPGNNSNSFARESQIDTMAANLNMDPLEFRIKNLTDARMINTLKAAAAQFGYKPAKAPSGRGYGVACAADAGACVAVMAEVDVNRATGKVSVKRIVCAQDMGFVVNPEGARLQIEGGLTMGLGYALSEEVNFKGGRILHDNFDTYDIPRFSWLPRIETILVDNPTHPAEGGGEPPITCVGAVIANAIFDAAGARLHQMPMTPARVKEAMGSIKK
- a CDS encoding SagB/ThcOx family dehydrogenase translates to MSENKSGKKMYQIGEQFQEETKYTPETLGSYVLDWQSMPAPFKEYKDPVSVVGLPQPKTPSDANLWKLLLKRRTRRDYVAQKTLKLNDLAALLWATQGLTAQLGDTFFRTAPSAGGLYPIETYLSVRAVDGLEQGIYHFRPGDFDLELLKKGDFSQVLMEACLQQTVILGAQATFVWSGIIARGRWKYRQRSYRYVYLDAGHIAQNLYLAAEAFGYGVCAVGAFYDDAVNRIFDLDGLEETVIYMATVGVKAQEESK
- a CDS encoding (2Fe-2S)-binding protein yields the protein MIETINFKVNNKPVSLRVDADRMLLWVLRTDLGITGPKYGCGEGICGACTVLIDGQAARSCQVPVSDVKGHEVITIEGLKRNGVLHPLQKAFVENDALQCGFCTSGMILTAYSFLKENPNPSEADIIRGMDGNLCRCGAHTRIVKAIQSAARDMKSGRKK
- a CDS encoding response regulator, with the translated sequence MMRRKILVVDDNTHFCNVTKLALETMGRYQVITANTGTQGITLAKTHKPDAILLDIKMPRMDGGEVAARLMEDHATNRIPVIFLTGLVSSDEVEQGGGYLSGHPFIAKPFKTVELLKKIETVLFPEQRA
- a CDS encoding phospholipase D family protein, coding for MKKPAFFAIIFLTCFGVLSQAEIYASDVMLGNAPAKVYFSPGGGCTRGIVKEIDGATREVLVQAYSFTSSPIRNALINAQRRGVNVEVLLDRIEQRNQRYRTAMIFSKARVSVYIDDKHSNAHNKVMIIDRETVITGSFNFTNAAESSNAENVLIVRSKALAAPYADNWFNHRQHSSKY
- a CDS encoding cupin domain-containing protein; amino-acid sequence: MKITSLNRVEQVRMTMEGAKDTYKQIPISRNDGTPTVSFRVFTIEPGGHTPYHSHAFEHVNYVIRGAGACVTESGDERPIHAGDFGLVLPGEKHQYKNTSEGEPLVMICAVPKEYE
- a CDS encoding phage holin family protein — protein: MSLILKWFLMTISVGVAAHLIPGVSVAGFMAALWVALFLGIVNVLIRPILILVTLPINILTLGLFTFVINACLVLLASVVIKGFEVKGFSTAVLFSIVLSVINYLLNALIRAGSRNEK